A genomic window from Microvirga sp. TS319 includes:
- a CDS encoding ABC transporter ATP-binding protein encodes MKPLDHTRMPQAPGRADPIISVSGLSKTYASGFQALGNVDLTIRRGEIFALLGPNGAGKTTLISIICGIVNPSAGTVTADGHDIVRDYRPARTKIGLVPQELTTDAFESVWATVNFSRGLFGKPANPAYVEKILKDLSLWEKKDTKIMALSGGMKRRVMIAKALSHEPNILFLDEPTAGVDVELRRDMWTMVRGLRESGVTIILTTHYIEEAEEMADRIGVINKGEIILVEDKHVLMQKLGKKQLTLHLQSPLGALPADLQSEHLQLSADGTDLIYTFDAQSEETGIATLLRRLNEHGIDFKDLHTSESSLEDIFVSLVRGRP; translated from the coding sequence ATGAAACCGCTCGATCACACACGAATGCCGCAGGCCCCCGGCAGGGCCGACCCGATCATCTCGGTCTCGGGCCTGTCCAAGACCTATGCGTCCGGGTTCCAGGCCCTGGGCAACGTCGACCTCACGATCCGCCGGGGCGAGATCTTCGCCCTGCTCGGCCCCAACGGCGCCGGCAAGACGACGCTGATCAGCATCATCTGCGGCATCGTCAATCCGAGCGCGGGCACGGTCACGGCGGACGGACACGACATCGTCCGCGACTACCGCCCCGCCCGCACGAAGATCGGCCTCGTCCCGCAGGAGCTCACCACGGACGCCTTCGAGAGCGTATGGGCGACGGTGAACTTCAGCCGCGGGCTCTTCGGCAAGCCCGCGAACCCGGCCTATGTCGAGAAGATCCTCAAGGACCTCTCCCTCTGGGAGAAGAAGGACACGAAGATCATGGCGCTATCGGGGGGCATGAAGCGCCGCGTGATGATCGCCAAGGCCCTCTCGCACGAACCGAACATCCTGTTCCTCGACGAGCCGACCGCCGGCGTCGACGTGGAGCTCAGGCGGGACATGTGGACCATGGTGCGCGGCCTTCGGGAGAGCGGAGTCACCATCATCCTCACGACCCATTACATCGAGGAGGCCGAGGAGATGGCCGACCGGATCGGGGTGATCAACAAGGGCGAGATCATCCTGGTCGAGGACAAGCACGTGCTGATGCAGAAACTCGGCAAGAAGCAGCTGACGCTGCACCTTCAGAGCCCGCTTGGTGCGCTGCCTGCGGATCTGCAATCCGAGCACCTCCAGCTCTCGGCCGACGGCACCGACCTGATCTATACCTTCGATGCGCAGAGCGAGGAGACGGGCATCGCCACGCTCCTGCGCCGGCTCAACGAGCACGGCATCGACTTCAAGGATCTGCACACCTCCGAGTCGTCGCTCGAGGACATCTTCGTCAGCCTGGTGAGGGGGCGCCCGTGA